One genomic segment of Brachyhypopomus gauderio isolate BG-103 chromosome 19, BGAUD_0.2, whole genome shotgun sequence includes these proteins:
- the ubxn7 gene encoding UBX domain-containing protein 7: MGTCAKRLSSLVSCPPAYCSVVDSGGKMATLGDASAPGLNGLIQQFTAITGATESVGRHMLEACNNNLEMAVTMFLDGGGITEEPSTSSSSAGSSSSRHLPVGDDVRAPIPQKQDILVEPEPLFGVPKRRRPARSIFDGFRDFQTETIRQEQELRNGGAVDKKLSTLADLFRPPIELMHKGSFETAKDSGQLENKWLMINIQNVQDFACQCLNRDVWSNEAVKTIIREHFIFWQVYHDSEEGQRYIQFYKLNKFPYISILDPRTGQKMVEWNQLDVSAFLDQVTGFLTEHGQLDGLSSQPPAKRARSESLIDASEDSQLEAAIRASLQETHYESTHVKHESRSDDESDAEAFSDSEGLISVDGSDNEVVGGEDSLDGRASSDPAPPIAPPSKQDSPAHHRKSPHKESNHRKEESKKNQLEPPGPSHRQPEAQRPQSHNSTAPHTSQSVSISSSKVEDNGPKARLMLRYPDGRREQIALSANAKLLALVRHVQSKGYPNERFELVTNFPRRKLAHLDYEITLQDAGLCPQETVFVQERN; this comes from the exons ATGGGTACGTGCGCTAAGAGGCTGTCCTCATTGGTCAGCTGCCCGCCTGCgtactgttctgttgttgacAGTGGCGGCAAGATGGCTACTCTCGGAGACGCATCAGCCCCGGGGCTGAATGGGTTAATTCAACAGTTCACTGCCATAACGG GAGCCACAGAGAGTGTAGGAAGACACATGTTGGAGGCGTGCAACAATAACCTAGAGATGGCAGTCACCATGTTTTTAGATGGAGGGGGCATCACGGAAGAGCCCAGTACAAGCTCCAGTTCAGCTGGTTCGTCTAGCAGCAGACATCTTCCTGTAGG GGATGATGTACGAGCACCGATCCCTCAGAAACAAGACATCTTAGTTGAGCCAGAGCCTTTATTTGGAG TACCAAAGAGGCGTAGACCGGCGCGGTCCATATTCGACGGTTTTCGGGACTTCCAGACTGAAACCA TCAGGCAAGAACAGGAACTGAGGAACGGAGGTGCCGTGGATAAGAAGCTCAGCACCCTGGCCGACCTGTTCCGCCCCCCCATCGAGCTCATGCATAAGGGCAGCTTTGAGACG GCGAAAGACTCTGGTCAGCTGGAGAACAAATGGCTCATGATAAACATCCAGAACGTTCAGGACTTCGCCTGCCAGTGTCTAAACAGGGACGTATGGAGCAACGAGGCGGTCAAAACCATCATCAGAGAACATTTCATCTTCTGGCAG GTCTACCATGACAGTGAGGAGGGTCAGCGTTACATCCAGTTCTACAAGCTCAACAAGTTCCCTTACATCTCCATTTTAGACCCCCGTACAG GTCAGAAGATGGTGGAGTGGAACCAGCTGGACGTGTCTGCGTTCTTGGACCAAGTGACGGGGTTTTTGACAGAGCACGGGCAGTTGGACGGGTTGTCCTCTCAGCCGCCTGCCAAACGAGCCCGCTCT GAGAGTTTAATTGATGCGAGTGAAGACAGTCAGCTTGAGGCCGCGATCCGAGCGTCCCTGCAGGAGACGCACTACGAGTCCACCCACGTTAAGCATGAATCGCGCTCCGACGACGAATCAGACGCCGAGGCCTTCTCCGACAGCGAAGGCCTCATCTCTGTGGACGGCTCGGACAATGAGGTTGTGGGCGGGGAGGACTCTTTGGATGGGCGTGCGTCGTCAGACCCGGCTCCTCCCATTGCTCCGCCCAGCAAGCAAGACAGCCCTGCCCACCACAGGAAGAGCCCACACAAAGAGTCGAACCACAGAAAAGAGGAGAGCAAGAAGAACCAGCTGGAACCTCCCGGGCCCAGCCACAGACAGCCAGAGGCCCAGCGACCGCAGAGCCACAACTCCACAGCGCCACACACCTCCCAGTCTGTCAGCATCAGCAGTTCAAAGGTCGAAGACAACG GTCCAAAAGCCCGCCTAATGCTGAGGTATCCAGATGGCCGAAGGGAACAGATAGCATTGTCTGCTAATGCTAAGCTCTTG GCCTTGGTGAGGCATGTCCAGTCCAAGGGTTACCCAAACGAACGATTCGAGCTTGTCACCAACTTCCCTCGACGGAAACTTGCCCACTTGGACTACGAGATTACGCTGCAGGATGCAGGGCTGTGTCCACAGGAGACTGTGTTTGTGCAGGAGAGGaactag
- the ppp1r7 gene encoding protein phosphatase 1 regulatory subunit 7 has protein sequence MATLSVSEPQEMEVDRRGESEESGDDETKRKSLNGEIDPQQASTAPEESPVDMDTITLDPNEEDVDLVHCRIGKIEGLEVLQKAKTLSLRQNLIKKIENLESLILLHELDLYDNQIRKLENLQALTELEQLDVSFNLIRKIEGLERLTKIKKLFLLHNKIANINNLEHLTDLQMLELGSNRIRIIENLDSLTTLDSLFLGTNKITQLQNLDGLHSLTVLSIQSNRITKLEGLQNLVNLRELYLSHNGIEVIEGLENNKKLTTLDIAANRVKKIENISHLTELQEFWMNDNQIENWSDLDELKNAKSLQTVYLERNPLQKDPQYRRKIMLALPSVRQIDATFIRF, from the exons ATGGCGACCCTGTCTGTAAGCGAGCCTCAAGAGATGGAGG TTGACAGAAGGGGAGAATCCGAGGAGTCTGGAGATGATGAGACCAAGAGGAAGAGCCTTAATGGAGAGATTGACCCCCAGCAAGCCTCCACAG CTCCAGAGGAGTCGCCTGTTGACATGGATACCATAACCCTTGACCCCAACGAAGAG GATGTGGATCTGGTACACTGTCGAATTGGAAAGATTGAGGGTCTTGAAGTCTTGCAGAAGGCTAAG ACTCTTTCTCTTAGACAAAACCTCATAAAAAAGATTGAGAACTTGGAGAGCCTCATCTTACTCCATGAACTGGACCTCTACGACAACCAGATCCGAAAACTGGAGAATCTGCAGGCCCTGACGGAGCTTGA GCAGCTAGATGTATCCTTTAACCTCATAAGAAAGATCGAAGGTTTGGAACGTCTGACGAAGATCAAGAAGCTCTTCCTGCTGCACAATAAGATAGCGAACATCAACAACCTCGAACACCTCACTGACCTTCAAATGCTGGAGCTTGGATCCAATCGCATCAGG ATTATTGAGAATCTAGATAGTCTTACCACTTTGGACAGCTTGTTTCTTGGCACCAATAAGATCACTCAGCTCCAGAATCTGGATGGGCTGCACAGTCTGACGGTCCTCAGTATTCAG AGCAATCGTATCACAAAGCTGGAGGGACTTCAAAACCTGGTTAATCTGAGGGAGCTCTATTTGAGCCATAACGGCATTGAGGTCATTGAAGGCCTGGAGAACAAT AAAAAGCTGACAACTCTGGACATCGCAGCGAACCGAGTAAAGAAAATTGAGAACATAAGTCACCTCACGGAACTACAGGAATTTTGG ATGAATGACAACCAGATTGAAAACTGGAGTGACCTAGATGAGCTGAAGAATGCCAAGAGCCTCCAGACGGTGTACCTGGAACGAAACCCCCTGCAGAAAGACCCTCAGTACAGGCGCAAGATCATGCTGGCTCTGCCCAGCGTCAGGCAGATCGACGCCACCTTCATCCGCTTCTGA